In Plasmodium malariae genome assembly, chromosome: 11, the following proteins share a genomic window:
- the PmUG01_11057100 gene encoding conserved Plasmodium protein, unknown function: MNNCSSLASNEHEQFHKTVIYKNRARSLIQQNIKSRSECHNEEQTSGGSIKDKIRRLFSSKYDQSIRDLQKTKLRINKNVHEEENNSKNLKTCTPVYDQNIEWQPVYHETCKIKLPVEDCSTKISLPDDVVDDWVHSQNKLSKELNASRIKSKPDDMDVNAYDDNYYDENSHNNNADGKANSKYNCLFNKNFSQKSYMRTNEEEPYSKFKYYYNYYLVDEYLESLAESQNKNLDATGLDENGQLYDNVSLNVKPIIMSKHRLENGVPYDPTKLMN; the protein is encoded by the coding sequence atgaataattgtTCCTCGCTAGCTTCAAATGAACATGAGCAATTTCATAAaactgttatatataaaaacagaGCAAGAAGCCTAAtacaacaaaatattaaaagtagaTCAGAATGTCATAATGAAGAACAAACTAGTGGAGGAAGTATCAAGGATAAAATAAGAAGACTATTTTCAAGTAAATACGATCAATCCATAAGGGATCTCCAAAAAACAAAACTtcgaattaataaaaacgtacatgaagaggaaaataattctaaaaatttaaaaacatgTACTCCTGTTTATGATCAAAATATAGAATGGCAACCTGTTTATCATGAAAcctgtaaaataaaattaccgGTGGAAGATTGTAGCACAAAAATATCCTTACCCGATGATGTTGTAGATGATTGGGTTCACAGTCAGAATAAACTTTCAAAAGAACTAAATGCCTCCAGAATAAAAAGCAAACCAGATGATATGGATGTCAATGCCTATGATGACAACTACTATGATGAAAATAGCCACAATAACAATGCTGATGGAAAAGCTAATTCTAAATATAATTGtctttttaacaaaaatttttcacAAAAGTCTTATATGCGCACTAATGAAGAGGAGCCGTATTCCAAATTCAAATATTACTACAACTACTATTTGGTAGATGAATATTTAGAGTCTTTAGCTGAATCTCAAAATAAGAATTTAGATGCAACAGGATTAGATGAAAACGGGCAGCTATATGATAATGTTAGTTTAAATGTAAAACCTATAATAATGTCCAAGCACAGATTAGAGAACGGTGTGCCATACGATCCAACCAAGCTAATGAATTAG